The genomic interval TTTATTTCCCGTGACTCTATCCATGGCTTCAGATTCACCGCCAGACTCTGTTGTGGCTTGGCATACCCTAGAGGCTGAGAAAGCACTAGAGGTTCTTCATAGCGATCGCGAATCTGGCTTAACGACTCAACAGGTGACAGAGCGCTTAGAACAGTACGGCCCCAACGAGTTAGTTGAGTCTGCGGGCCGCAGTACCTTAGCCATCCTGTGGGATCAGTTCAAGAACATCATGTTGTTGATGCTGATGGGTGTTGCGGTCGTCTCTGCCATTTTGGATTTGCGTGCTGGCCGCTTTCCTAAAGACGCGATCGCCATTACCTCGATCGTAGTTTTGAACGCTATCTTGGGCTACGTGCAGGAAAGCCGAGCTGAAAAGGCTTTAGCTGCTCTCAAAAGTCTGGCCTCCCCTAGGGTTCGGGCGATCCGTGATGGCAAAATTGTTGAAGTCAACTCAAAAGAGTTGGTCCCAGGCGATGTCATGCTGCTTGAAGCAGGGGTTCAGGTGTCTGCGGATGGCCGCCTGCTCGAAGCGTCAAATCTGCAAGTCCGAGAATCGGCTCTGACTGGGGAAGCTCAGCCATCGACCAAACGCGCAGAAACTCACTTGCAGGAAGAAACACCTTTGGGCGATCGCCTCAACTTGGTTTTCCAAGGCACTGAGGTCGTCCAGGGGCGGGCTACCGTGCTAGTCACGAATACTGGCATGAAAACTGAGCTGGGCCACATTGCTACCATGCTTCAGTCTGTCGAGGCGCAGGAAACGCCTTTACAGCAACGCATGACCCAGTTGGGGAACGTTCTCGTCAGCGGTTCGCTGGCTCTAGTGGCCTTAGTCGTCGTTGGTGGCGTGATCCGAACCGGAAACTTCAGCACCTTTGAGGAGTTATTAGAAGTTTCTTTGAGTATGGCCGTTGCCGTTGTCCCAGAAGGCTTGCCTGCGGTCATTACAGTAACGTTGGCCTTGGGGACGCAGCGCATGGTTCGTCGGCAAGCGCTGATTCGTAAATTGCCTGCGGTGGAAACCCTCGGTTCTGTCACCACCATCTGTTCCGACAAAACCGGGACGCTGACTCAAAACAAGATGGTTGTGCAACTCGTTGATACCGAGCGGCATACTTTTCGGGTTTCTGGCAACGGCTACGATCCAGTCGGGGATTTTCAGCTAGAGCAACAAGCTGTTTCTCCAGAGCAATATTTAGAGCTACAAACTTTATTAATCGCTTGTATTCTTTGCAACGACGCGACCTTGCAGTATGAGAAAGACCAATGGCTCATTTTTGGTGATCCTACCGAAGGAGCGTTGCTCACTTTAGGCGCGAAGGCAGGGGTTGACAAGGCAACTTGGGCCCGTAAACTACCACGGGTTTCCGAGTTCCCCTTCTCGTCTGAGCGCAAGCGCATGAGCGTGATTTGCGAAGCGAACGATTACCGACCCATTACAGCCACGGCGGCAGACCCAATTCAATATCTGATGTTTACCAAGGGGTCTCCAGAGTTGATTTTGGAACGCTGCGCCCATATGCAGGTGGGCGATCGCTTGGAGCCGTTAAACGCGGAACAGCGAGCCGAAGTGCTAGACCAGAACAACCAAATGGCAGGTCGGGGTCTGCGCGTTCTTGGGTTTGCTTACAAAC from Trichocoleus desertorum ATA4-8-CV12 carries:
- a CDS encoding cation-translocating P-type ATPase — its product is MASDSPPDSVVAWHTLEAEKALEVLHSDRESGLTTQQVTERLEQYGPNELVESAGRSTLAILWDQFKNIMLLMLMGVAVVSAILDLRAGRFPKDAIAITSIVVLNAILGYVQESRAEKALAALKSLASPRVRAIRDGKIVEVNSKELVPGDVMLLEAGVQVSADGRLLEASNLQVRESALTGEAQPSTKRAETHLQEETPLGDRLNLVFQGTEVVQGRATVLVTNTGMKTELGHIATMLQSVEAQETPLQQRMTQLGNVLVSGSLALVALVVVGGVIRTGNFSTFEELLEVSLSMAVAVVPEGLPAVITVTLALGTQRMVRRQALIRKLPAVETLGSVTTICSDKTGTLTQNKMVVQLVDTERHTFRVSGNGYDPVGDFQLEQQAVSPEQYLELQTLLIACILCNDATLQYEKDQWLIFGDPTEGALLTLGAKAGVDKATWARKLPRVSEFPFSSERKRMSVICEANDYRPITATAADPIQYLMFTKGSPELILERCAHMQVGDRLEPLNAEQRAEVLDQNNQMAGRGLRVLGFAYKPLATLPAEGSDEVTEKELIWLGLVGMLDAPRPEAKEAVARCRAAGIRVVMITGDHQLTAQTIAQELGIAQPGDRVVSGQELDRMSLQELEDQVDQVSVYARVSPEHKLQIVQALKRRGRVVAMTGDGVNDAPALKQADIGIAMGITGTDVSKEASDMVLLDDNFATIVAATEEGRTVYTNIRRFIKYILGSNIGEVLTIAAAPLIGLGGVPLSPLQILWMNLVTDGLPALALSVEPPEPNVMNRPPHNPQESIFARGLGSYMIRVGIVFAVLTIALMTWAYGYTHAPGYDRSPETWKTMVFTTLCLAQMGHAIAIRSNTQLTIELNPFSNPYLLGAVTLTTILQLLLVYVPPLQNFFDTFWLSPLELAICFGFSALMFVWIELEKLFLRWHSARRS